A window of the Isosphaera pallida ATCC 43644 genome harbors these coding sequences:
- the glgP gene encoding alpha-glucan family phosphorylase produces the protein MSVKPFDPSTLFAKLRELSRNLWWTWQPGADQILELIDPELWAKVNHNAVEFLAKLPPDALERSTGLQALRARVDSGARRLAEYLHKEKAWGTIHAYNLRTQPVAYFSAEFGLHESLPIYSGGLGVLAGDHLKSASDLDIPLVGVGLLYNQGYFSQSLNAEGWQIETYANTDVTKLPVDPVPDPSGSSDQLQVSIDTPQGALHARVWKVEVGRRTLYLLDSDVPANRPEDRALTARLYGGDARVRIRQELLLGVGGLRALFVMGIRPSVIHLNEGHSAFAALEMGRIKMEEQGENFWSVFRDVAAMTVFTTHTPVAAGHDRFSPALVEETLGKYRESLHISHDALMSLGRVNTADHNEPFCMTVLALKMTRRCNGVSALHGEVSRRMWQALYPEKRLEEVPIGHITNGVHVGSWLASPMRMLYNRVLGPDWLTRLEQPEQLLPLEGIDPAELWEVHQILKARLIEFARKRLAAQAARRGEGAAAITQASRALDLETLTIGFARRFATYKRATLSISDADKLDQMINSTDQPIQIIFAGKAHPEDKYGKELIQSIVQRGRDPRFAGRIVFLEDYDMNVARHLVQGVDVWLNNPRRPQEASGTSGQKAAINGVLNCSILDGWWAEAYDGLNGFAIGRGQVHQDVRIQDQRDQADLLKTLTEEVVPLYYERDGDGLPRRWIARMKHAMATLCWRFSAERMVRDYTLRAYLPAAGRCLADLPSN, from the coding sequence ATGTCCGTCAAGCCGTTCGACCCCTCGACGTTGTTCGCCAAGCTCCGCGAGCTTTCTAGGAACCTCTGGTGGACCTGGCAGCCGGGCGCGGATCAGATTCTCGAATTGATCGACCCCGAGCTTTGGGCCAAGGTCAACCACAACGCCGTCGAGTTTCTAGCCAAGCTGCCGCCTGACGCCCTGGAGCGTTCCACTGGCCTGCAAGCGCTGCGGGCGCGGGTCGATTCGGGCGCGCGGCGTTTGGCGGAATACCTCCACAAAGAGAAAGCGTGGGGCACCATCCACGCCTATAACCTGCGGACCCAGCCGGTGGCCTACTTCTCGGCTGAGTTCGGCCTGCACGAGTCGCTGCCGATCTACTCGGGCGGTCTGGGGGTGCTGGCCGGCGACCACCTCAAGAGCGCCAGCGACCTGGACATCCCCCTGGTGGGGGTGGGGCTGCTGTACAACCAGGGCTACTTCAGCCAATCGCTCAACGCCGAGGGTTGGCAAATTGAAACCTACGCCAACACCGACGTGACCAAGCTGCCAGTCGATCCAGTACCCGACCCCTCGGGTTCAAGCGACCAGCTCCAGGTCTCTATCGATACCCCCCAGGGAGCGCTGCACGCCCGGGTCTGGAAGGTGGAGGTGGGGCGTCGCACCCTCTATCTGCTGGATTCCGACGTGCCAGCCAACCGTCCCGAGGACCGCGCGCTGACGGCCCGGCTTTACGGTGGCGACGCCCGGGTGCGGATTCGCCAGGAACTGCTGCTGGGAGTCGGCGGTCTTCGGGCGCTGTTTGTCATGGGGATTCGACCCAGCGTGATCCATCTCAACGAAGGCCACAGCGCCTTCGCGGCGCTGGAGATGGGCCGGATCAAGATGGAGGAGCAGGGAGAGAACTTCTGGAGCGTGTTCCGGGACGTGGCGGCGATGACGGTCTTCACTACTCACACCCCGGTGGCCGCCGGTCACGACCGCTTCTCGCCGGCGTTGGTCGAGGAGACCCTAGGCAAATACCGCGAGTCGCTCCACATCAGCCACGACGCGCTAATGAGCCTGGGACGAGTCAACACCGCTGACCACAACGAACCATTCTGCATGACCGTGCTGGCGCTCAAGATGACCCGGCGCTGCAACGGCGTCAGTGCGCTGCACGGCGAGGTGTCGCGGCGGATGTGGCAGGCGCTGTACCCCGAAAAGCGGCTCGAAGAGGTGCCGATTGGTCACATCACCAATGGGGTCCATGTGGGAAGCTGGCTGGCCTCCCCTATGCGGATGCTCTACAACCGGGTACTCGGACCAGATTGGCTGACCCGTTTGGAGCAACCCGAGCAGCTGCTGCCGCTGGAGGGGATCGACCCAGCTGAGCTTTGGGAAGTTCACCAAATTCTCAAAGCACGGCTGATCGAGTTCGCCCGGAAACGCCTGGCTGCCCAGGCCGCCCGTCGCGGGGAAGGAGCCGCGGCGATCACCCAAGCCTCCCGGGCGCTGGACCTGGAGACCCTCACCATCGGCTTTGCGCGGCGCTTCGCCACCTACAAGCGGGCCACTTTGTCGATTTCCGACGCCGACAAGCTCGATCAGATGATCAATTCGACCGACCAACCGATTCAGATCATCTTCGCGGGCAAGGCGCACCCCGAGGACAAGTACGGCAAGGAGTTGATCCAGTCAATCGTCCAGAGGGGCCGAGACCCCCGGTTCGCCGGTCGGATCGTCTTCCTGGAGGATTACGACATGAACGTGGCCCGCCACCTTGTGCAGGGGGTGGACGTGTGGCTCAACAACCCCCGGCGTCCCCAGGAAGCCTCCGGCACCTCAGGCCAGAAGGCGGCGATCAACGGCGTGCTGAATTGCTCGATCCTGGACGGCTGGTGGGCCGAAGCCTACGACGGCCTCAACGGCTTTGCCATCGGCCGCGGACAGGTCCATCAAGATGTGCGGATTCAAGACCAACGCGACCAGGCCGATCTGCTCAAAACCTTGACCGAGGAGGTCGTGCCGCTGTACTACGAGCGGGACGGCGACGGTCTGCCCCGCCGCTGGATCGCCCGGATGAAGCACGCGATGGCCACCCTGTGCTGGCGTTTCAGCGCCGAGCGGATGGTTCGGGACTACACGCTGAGAGCCTACCTGCCCGCCGCCGGCCGTTGCCTGGCCGACTTGCCATCCAACTGA
- a CDS encoding serine hydrolase, with protein sequence MRSPIARGDERETIPPPDNRREVVETLAAWIETERERLDIPAISIAVVEDQTIVWARGFGWEDQARTRPATGHTVHRVASVSKLYTATAALRLVERGQLDLDAAVERFVAEFRPTNPFDQPITLRHLMSHRSGLVREPLRGGYFDPEPVSLADSVASLNATRVLIRPGDKLKYSNAGVAVVGLAVERAAGEPFALHLKRTVFEPLGMNDSDFDPDDALKARIAQGIMATDHGTTFPAPNFTIGTVPAGNLASTVLDQAKFLSALFRGGGGVISSQTLEQMITPQFVDRDSSARFGLGFVVRNDKGRRRIGHDGAVYGFATHVSALIDDKLGVAVVATRDCANALADRIADETLDRFLAAREGKTLPPPVSRTIPAPERARDLAGVYTDGTHRIELYPRNGRLIADAKGADRLWELRAEGATLVVDGPTARGASLVPLEDAVVGDGRRLDRIEPPAPPECPADLADLLGEYGPDHNILALYEEDQQLFVRIEWFFRYPLKRIGPDEFAFPDFGLYHDETLRIERDDQGAPAAVLAGSFRFARRKLDGDGATFRVEPLEPVAVLRERALKATPPVETGEFRRPDLVALDQLDPTLKLDIRYATDNNFLGAPFYDRPAAYLQRPAAEALVRAHRLLESQGLGLLIYDAYRPWFVTRMFWDGTPAAFHDFVADPAKGSRHNRGCAVDLTLYDRTTGQPVRMVAGFDEFSNRAAAWYPGGTARQRWARRVLWRAMTRQGFEVYEREWWHFDFQEWRAYPILNLTFEELEAQRQPTPDHPEPPRP encoded by the coding sequence GTGCGTTCGCCAATCGCCCGAGGCGACGAGAGGGAGACGATCCCGCCGCCAGACAACCGCCGCGAGGTGGTCGAAACCCTTGCTGCCTGGATTGAAACCGAGCGGGAGCGGTTGGACATCCCTGCCATCTCAATCGCCGTGGTCGAGGATCAGACGATTGTCTGGGCACGAGGGTTCGGCTGGGAGGACCAGGCCCGCACTCGTCCGGCGACCGGTCACACGGTGCATCGGGTCGCCTCGGTCTCCAAGCTGTACACCGCCACCGCGGCGCTGAGGTTGGTGGAGCGGGGTCAGCTCGACCTGGACGCGGCGGTAGAGCGGTTCGTGGCCGAATTCCGGCCAACCAACCCGTTTGATCAGCCGATCACCTTGCGGCATCTGATGAGCCATCGTTCCGGCCTGGTGCGGGAACCGCTCCGGGGTGGCTACTTCGACCCCGAACCAGTGAGTCTGGCCGACTCGGTCGCCTCGCTCAACGCCACGCGAGTGCTGATTCGTCCCGGCGACAAGCTCAAATATTCCAACGCTGGGGTCGCCGTGGTCGGCCTGGCGGTCGAACGGGCCGCCGGCGAGCCGTTCGCCCTCCACCTCAAACGGACCGTCTTTGAGCCTCTCGGCATGAACGACTCCGACTTCGACCCTGACGACGCGCTCAAGGCCCGCATCGCCCAGGGGATCATGGCCACCGACCACGGCACCACCTTCCCCGCTCCTAACTTCACCATCGGCACCGTCCCGGCTGGCAACCTCGCCTCCACGGTCCTCGACCAAGCCAAGTTCCTGTCGGCTCTCTTTCGAGGCGGAGGCGGGGTGATCTCATCTCAAACGCTCGAACAGATGATAACTCCTCAGTTCGTCGACCGTGACTCGTCGGCTCGGTTTGGTCTGGGGTTTGTGGTCCGCAACGATAAGGGACGGCGGCGGATCGGTCACGATGGCGCGGTGTACGGCTTTGCCACCCACGTCTCGGCGCTGATCGACGACAAGCTTGGGGTCGCGGTGGTGGCGACCCGCGACTGTGCGAACGCGCTGGCTGACCGGATCGCCGACGAGACCCTCGATCGGTTCCTGGCAGCCCGCGAGGGCAAGACGCTCCCGCCGCCGGTCAGTCGGACAATTCCCGCCCCCGAGCGGGCCCGCGACCTCGCCGGGGTTTACACTGACGGCACCCATCGGATCGAACTGTATCCTCGAAATGGCCGTTTGATCGCCGACGCCAAGGGAGCCGATCGTCTTTGGGAACTCCGCGCCGAGGGAGCGACCCTGGTGGTGGATGGTCCGACCGCGCGGGGGGCTTCGCTGGTTCCTCTCGAGGACGCGGTGGTGGGCGATGGTCGGCGTTTGGACCGGATCGAGCCGCCCGCCCCGCCGGAGTGTCCCGCCGACCTGGCCGACCTCCTCGGCGAATACGGACCCGATCACAACATCCTTGCTCTTTACGAAGAGGATCAACAGCTGTTCGTCCGCATCGAATGGTTCTTCCGCTACCCCCTCAAGCGGATCGGCCCCGACGAGTTTGCCTTCCCGGACTTCGGGTTGTATCACGACGAGACCCTGCGGATCGAACGGGACGACCAAGGCGCTCCGGCGGCGGTGCTGGCCGGGAGCTTCCGATTCGCCCGCCGCAAGCTCGACGGCGACGGCGCGACCTTCCGAGTCGAGCCGCTTGAGCCGGTGGCGGTGCTCAGGGAACGGGCCCTCAAGGCAACCCCCCCGGTCGAAACCGGCGAGTTCCGCCGGCCCGACCTGGTCGCCCTCGACCAACTCGACCCCACCCTCAAACTGGACATCCGCTACGCCACCGACAACAACTTCCTCGGCGCGCCGTTCTACGACCGACCCGCCGCCTATCTGCAGCGTCCGGCCGCTGAGGCCCTGGTCCGGGCTCATCGCTTGCTTGAGTCTCAAGGCTTGGGTCTTCTGATTTATGATGCCTATCGCCCCTGGTTCGTGACCCGGATGTTTTGGGACGGCACGCCGGCGGCATTCCACGACTTTGTGGCCGATCCGGCCAAGGGGTCGCGGCACAACCGGGGCTGCGCGGTCGATCTGACCTTGTACGACCGAACGACCGGGCAACCCGTGAGGATGGTGGCGGGCTTCGACGAATTTTCCAACCGCGCTGCGGCGTGGTATCCGGGTGGCACGGCGCGTCAGCGTTGGGCGCGTCGCGTGCTGTGGCGGGCGATGACCCGTCAGGGATTCGAGGTCTACGAGCGCGAATGGTGGCACTTCGACTTCCAGGAATGGCGGGCTTACCCCATCCTGAACCTCACCTTCGAGGAACTGGAGGCCCAACGCCAGCCCACGCCGGATCATCCCGAACCGCCGCGGCCATGA
- a CDS encoding ELWxxDGT repeat protein yields the protein MSGERTTSERQGAVWRRWDGVRPRIRRSVRACPGSESLEERRLLSGEPLLSLAWLGNEAAAVAVAGRPFFVGRAEATGFELWTIDPWPTGSSGGGSTRPGGVSSPGGSSGAAGANDSGSATVTRLVADLLPGPASSNPHHLTPVGNRLFFIADDGRDGWQLFVADASGATIRKLTTQPHGLKPRDLIPVGDRLLMTVERPGPVGAAGSPGEGLELWVSDGSPTGTGRLLTTHAGVTGVRLLTLAGPRVYFEALRDNGTRDLWRTDGTAAGTRPVSEALDAVFEEGPLHWIAASGSTVFVADESGRLGVVEDAEWPGVGLPASGSVSLRTIPLNLPPNATLELLIGLSSPAETAIDPIESGVAVAVISDPARAGRGVWRIASQGVVDTVWLTEADELRAAVQLGDRIALAASSRVWLSDGTALGTHAVLQEIAAAPGSLDRGHLGLVDHLTASNGSAWFTTRDSWGHQRLRVVETTQPTLGDPAGVAPSPPIARVVFDLDSSGHDAMLGGLGNLHDDRVALLVRDTLTNSASLWSIGSEPGEGAIQLLTQFTLAADPSSRPEHLVALGDRVLFSAWHPRFGRELWTSDGTSAGTFLVRDIRAGVEGSQPDGLVVSGGLAFFTADDGRHGRELWVSDGTREGTRLVRDLVPGPASGEFGRLHPVVTHDPARRRIYFTFVDPVLGRELWTSDGTPEGTHPVLDLRVGPGGSNPRDLLVDARTGRVVFTADDGQGVERLWLAGPAAAAPGGNGPGGGVGWARTGVRGFGVSPITDTLGSNDQATSPVALGILGNRIYFAATHAAYGRELWAASVDTGVVWIVADLQPGPLGSSPRSGVMLGDRLYFTASTQMHGSEVWSTNGTPQGTGLVADLRFGPDGSNPRDLTAWNHDLAWIADHPDGGPGSLLLRFDPTTGTLIATAGPDGSNPTRLVPTHLKGMGEAEDSPPPPVGSGLYVLIDHPARGEELAWWDGQNALTSAGDLVPGVASPRILEETPDSSSPAWAAATPRGLFFAAEVPGHGRELWCFDPRDGSMSLVKDIVDFNTSGDGPPPPPQLVPTPADPIDLDGEPNLIVVDGDRRVRLLRDDLAVPTLAEGDSLRFDPWNPEARGLIPTERVLLEWRPDAAPSDPVGGPDSGRSPATSTGSVRIDPDSGVVIFEGLPPGLHSGRLIVKDAAHPEVVVERLMVVVVENRPPEVEAGDDVQVVNAQGIRLIRHGVVRDPGGVTEAWVDYGDGQGPRFLAIGPDGGFTLDHVYHHAGSFQVVVTVMDAFGGVGEDRFQVTVTLPPPPTPSPPIAPPPVALTAVTVTDPSQLRFALQFDGAVTVPPQAVQLRDPRGRLIALRLQTTTQNGQTVVVAQAPPAPSSARPRGVYTLTVLGDGLRDRQGRAVRVSDDGADRVVRFTSPAGPQATRRQPSRPGRVRFARR from the coding sequence ATGAGTGGCGAACGGACAACGAGCGAGCGACAAGGCGCGGTTTGGCGGCGTTGGGACGGGGTGCGTCCGCGAATTCGGCGATCTGTCCGGGCGTGTCCTGGTTCGGAAAGCCTGGAGGAGCGTCGATTGCTGAGTGGTGAACCGCTTCTCTCGTTGGCGTGGCTGGGAAACGAGGCGGCGGCGGTGGCGGTGGCGGGCCGTCCCTTCTTTGTGGGGCGGGCCGAGGCCACTGGGTTCGAGTTGTGGACCATCGACCCGTGGCCGACGGGATCCAGCGGCGGCGGATCGACTCGGCCGGGAGGCGTGTCGTCTCCGGGAGGATCCAGCGGCGCAGCAGGAGCGAACGACTCGGGTTCGGCAACCGTGACCCGTCTGGTAGCCGATTTGCTGCCGGGGCCCGCTAGTTCCAATCCGCACCACTTGACGCCGGTAGGTAACCGCCTGTTCTTCATCGCCGACGACGGTCGGGATGGCTGGCAATTGTTCGTCGCTGACGCCTCGGGCGCGACGATCCGCAAACTGACCACTCAGCCCCACGGACTCAAACCGCGCGACCTGATCCCTGTGGGCGACCGTCTACTGATGACCGTGGAGCGTCCCGGCCCTGTGGGGGCGGCGGGGTCTCCGGGTGAGGGTCTGGAACTTTGGGTCAGTGACGGTTCGCCCACGGGAACCGGCCGATTGCTAACCACTCACGCGGGCGTGACGGGGGTGCGGCTGCTGACTCTGGCGGGGCCCCGCGTTTACTTCGAGGCGCTCCGCGACAATGGGACTCGGGATCTCTGGCGAACCGACGGCACCGCAGCGGGAACCCGTCCCGTCTCCGAGGCGTTGGACGCGGTGTTCGAGGAAGGACCCCTTCATTGGATCGCTGCCTCGGGGTCAACGGTGTTCGTCGCCGACGAGTCGGGCCGCCTTGGGGTGGTGGAGGACGCCGAGTGGCCAGGCGTGGGGCTGCCCGCGAGCGGATCGGTCTCCCTCCGAACGATCCCCCTTAACCTGCCGCCCAACGCCACGCTCGAACTTCTGATCGGTCTGAGTTCGCCCGCGGAAACGGCGATCGATCCCATCGAGTCGGGTGTCGCGGTGGCGGTGATCTCCGACCCGGCGCGAGCGGGTCGAGGAGTGTGGCGAATCGCCTCCCAGGGGGTGGTAGACACGGTTTGGCTGACTGAGGCCGATGAATTGCGGGCCGCGGTGCAGCTGGGCGATCGGATCGCCCTGGCCGCCTCGTCCCGAGTCTGGCTCAGCGACGGCACCGCCCTCGGTACCCACGCGGTTCTTCAGGAGATCGCCGCCGCCCCTGGCTCACTCGACCGGGGACACCTGGGATTGGTCGATCACCTGACCGCCTCCAATGGCTCGGCCTGGTTCACCACCCGCGACTCGTGGGGCCACCAACGGCTCAGAGTCGTCGAAACCACTCAACCCACTCTAGGTGACCCTGCGGGCGTCGCTCCATCACCCCCCATCGCTCGTGTGGTGTTTGATCTCGACTCCAGTGGGCATGACGCGATGTTAGGCGGTCTGGGCAATCTGCACGATGATCGGGTCGCGCTGTTGGTGCGGGATACACTGACCAACTCAGCCAGTCTTTGGAGTATTGGTTCAGAGCCGGGCGAGGGCGCGATTCAGCTTTTGACTCAATTCACCCTGGCCGCCGATCCTTCCAGCCGCCCCGAACATCTGGTCGCTTTGGGCGACCGTGTTCTCTTTAGCGCCTGGCATCCCCGATTCGGTCGGGAACTGTGGACCAGCGATGGCACCTCGGCTGGAACCTTTTTGGTACGCGACATCCGTGCTGGGGTCGAGGGGTCGCAGCCCGACGGTCTCGTGGTCTCGGGCGGTTTGGCGTTCTTCACCGCCGATGACGGCCGCCACGGCCGCGAGTTGTGGGTCAGCGACGGTACCCGCGAGGGAACCCGCCTGGTGCGCGACCTCGTGCCCGGTCCTGCCTCAGGCGAGTTCGGCCGATTGCATCCGGTCGTCACCCACGATCCAGCGCGACGCCGCATCTACTTCACCTTCGTCGACCCGGTTCTGGGCCGGGAACTGTGGACCAGCGACGGCACTCCGGAAGGAACCCATCCTGTCCTTGATCTCCGGGTTGGGCCGGGCGGTTCAAACCCCCGCGACCTGTTGGTCGACGCGCGAACCGGACGGGTCGTCTTCACAGCCGACGACGGCCAGGGTGTCGAGCGCCTCTGGTTGGCTGGACCTGCCGCGGCAGCTCCCGGCGGCAACGGTCCAGGTGGAGGGGTGGGTTGGGCGAGGACCGGCGTGCGGGGCTTCGGCGTTTCGCCGATCACCGACACGCTGGGCTCGAACGACCAGGCGACCTCACCCGTGGCGTTAGGGATCCTGGGGAATCGCATTTACTTCGCCGCCACTCATGCGGCTTATGGTCGGGAACTATGGGCCGCGTCGGTGGACACCGGCGTGGTCTGGATCGTGGCCGACCTTCAACCAGGTCCCTTAGGTTCGTCTCCGCGTTCGGGCGTGATGCTGGGCGATCGCCTCTACTTCACCGCCAGCACCCAAATGCACGGTTCGGAGGTGTGGTCCACCAACGGCACTCCGCAGGGGACCGGCTTGGTGGCCGACCTCCGTTTCGGACCGGACGGCTCGAATCCCCGCGATCTTACCGCCTGGAACCACGACCTTGCCTGGATCGCTGATCACCCCGACGGCGGCCCCGGCTCGTTGTTGTTACGGTTCGACCCCACGACCGGGACCCTCATCGCCACGGCGGGACCGGACGGCTCGAATCCGACCCGGTTGGTTCCGACCCATCTCAAGGGAATGGGTGAGGCTGAGGACTCCCCGCCTCCTCCGGTCGGGTCGGGGCTCTACGTCCTGATCGACCATCCCGCTCGCGGCGAGGAGTTGGCGTGGTGGGACGGTCAAAACGCGCTGACTTCCGCCGGCGATCTCGTGCCCGGCGTCGCCTCACCCCGCATCCTGGAGGAGACTCCCGATTCGTCAAGCCCCGCATGGGCGGCGGCGACCCCGCGCGGTCTGTTCTTTGCCGCCGAGGTGCCCGGCCACGGTCGAGAATTGTGGTGCTTCGACCCACGCGATGGGTCGATGAGTCTGGTCAAGGACATTGTTGATTTCAACACGAGCGGCGATGGTCCTCCCCCCCCTCCCCAACTGGTGCCGACTCCCGCCGATCCCATTGACCTCGACGGCGAACCCAACCTCATCGTGGTGGACGGCGATCGACGGGTCCGCCTGCTGCGTGATGATCTGGCCGTCCCGACGCTGGCGGAAGGGGATTCACTGCGCTTCGACCCCTGGAATCCCGAAGCGCGGGGACTGATCCCCACCGAGCGGGTGCTGCTGGAGTGGCGTCCCGATGCGGCTCCGTCCGACCCCGTCGGTGGCCCCGACTCTGGGCGTTCGCCCGCGACTTCCACCGGGTCGGTTCGGATCGACCCTGACTCGGGCGTGGTGATCTTCGAGGGACTCCCGCCCGGCCTGCACTCCGGCCGCCTAATTGTGAAGGACGCCGCCCATCCCGAGGTGGTCGTCGAGCGCCTCATGGTGGTCGTGGTCGAGAACCGTCCGCCCGAAGTCGAGGCTGGCGATGACGTTCAGGTCGTCAACGCCCAGGGGATCCGCCTGATCCGCCACGGAGTCGTCCGCGACCCCGGAGGCGTAACCGAGGCTTGGGTCGATTACGGCGACGGCCAGGGACCAAGGTTCCTGGCGATTGGACCTGACGGTGGATTCACGCTCGATCATGTTTACCATCACGCTGGATCGTTCCAGGTCGTCGTGACCGTCATGGACGCCTTCGGCGGCGTGGGCGAGGATCGGTTCCAAGTGACGGTCACGCTGCCTCCTCCTCCCACGCCTTCGCCACCGATCGCGCCGCCTCCCGTCGCGTTGACCGCGGTGACGGTGACCGACCCCTCCCAATTGCGGTTTGCGCTGCAGTTTGACGGCGCGGTAACGGTGCCGCCTCAGGCGGTCCAACTGCGCGACCCGCGCGGCCGCCTGATCGCGTTGCGGTTGCAAACCACCACCCAAAATGGCCAAACCGTAGTGGTGGCCCAGGCTCCTCCGGCTCCCTCGTCGGCCCGTCCTCGGGGCGTGTACACGCTGACGGTGTTGGGCGATGGGTTACGGGACCGGCAAGGGCGAGCGGTTCGAGTGAGTGACGACGGCGCGGATCGCGTGGTCCGCTTCACTTCTCCCGCTGGTCCCCAGGCGACCCGTCGCCAGCCCTCCCGACCGGGTCGCGTTCGCTTCGCCCGCCGTTGA
- the lpxA gene encoding acyl-ACP--UDP-N-acetylglucosamine O-acyltransferase, which translates to MALMTSDMIHPTAVIGPEVELGAEVSIGPYAILEGPIRIGSGCVIEAHACLSGPLEMGEGNFVGHGAVLGKPPQHKGYRGEETWLRIGSHNTFREHVTIHRGTVEGGGVTLVGDRNLLMVNSHVGHDARVGNGCTLVNNALVAGHCILMDQCILSGHAAIQQRVRVGRLAMLGGLGSTTKDIPPFILQQGYNSVVGLNLVGLRRAGMSSATIDALRTMYRIVYLERCPLPQALDRAEAELGSVPEVREYLEFVRESKLGINRSRFVRGTHVRNDD; encoded by the coding sequence ATGGCCCTGATGACCAGTGACATGATTCACCCCACGGCGGTAATCGGCCCCGAGGTCGAGTTGGGAGCCGAGGTTTCGATCGGTCCCTACGCCATCCTCGAGGGTCCGATCCGCATCGGCTCGGGCTGCGTGATCGAAGCCCACGCCTGCCTCAGCGGCCCCCTGGAAATGGGCGAAGGCAACTTCGTCGGACACGGGGCGGTGCTAGGCAAGCCTCCTCAGCACAAGGGTTACCGCGGCGAGGAGACCTGGTTGCGAATCGGATCGCACAACACCTTCCGCGAACACGTCACGATTCACCGCGGCACCGTTGAAGGAGGCGGCGTCACCCTGGTGGGGGACCGCAACCTGTTGATGGTCAACTCCCACGTGGGCCACGACGCCCGCGTGGGCAACGGTTGCACCCTGGTCAACAACGCATTGGTCGCAGGCCATTGCATCCTCATGGATCAATGTATCCTCTCGGGGCACGCCGCCATCCAGCAGCGGGTTCGGGTAGGACGACTGGCCATGCTCGGCGGCCTGGGATCGACCACCAAGGATATTCCTCCGTTCATCCTTCAACAGGGCTACAATTCCGTCGTCGGCCTCAATCTCGTGGGCCTACGCCGCGCGGGGATGTCCAGCGCCACTATCGACGCCCTGCGGACCATGTACCGGATTGTCTATCTGGAACGCTGTCCACTGCCTCAAGCACTCGATCGCGCTGAGGCGGAATTGGGAAGCGTTCCCGAGGTCCGGGAATATCTCGAATTTGTGCGGGAATCCAAATTGGGGATCAATCGTTCCCGATTCGTTCGCGGTACCCACGTTCGCAACGACGACTGA